From the genome of Chitinispirillales bacterium ANBcel5, one region includes:
- a CDS encoding ferritin: MISKRMESALNEQINKEMFSAFLYMSMSADCADKGLKGSSVWFMTQYHEEMVHAMKIYEYIQKQGAKVRLVALEEPQQEFASLSDMFDKTLEHEKLVTSSINDLMNLAVEERDHATQAFLNWYVTEQVEEEDTAMDIIQRIKLIGDNSSGLYMLDKELGARTVSVPTDFSTGVESAMGGE; encoded by the coding sequence ATGATAAGTAAAAGAATGGAGAGTGCGTTAAATGAGCAGATAAACAAAGAGATGTTTTCTGCCTTTCTTTACATGTCCATGTCAGCAGATTGTGCTGATAAGGGTCTTAAGGGCTCCTCTGTATGGTTTATGACCCAGTATCATGAAGAGATGGTGCATGCCATGAAAATTTATGAGTATATCCAGAAGCAAGGGGCCAAAGTTAGGCTAGTAGCCTTAGAAGAACCACAGCAGGAATTTGCTTCCCTTTCAGATATGTTTGATAAAACCCTTGAACACGAAAAACTGGTTACTTCAAGCATAAATGATCTTATGAATCTGGCTGTAGAGGAGAGGGATCATGCAACTCAGGCGTTCTTAAACTGGTATGTTACCGAGCAGGTAGAGGAGGAAGATACTGCCATGGATATCATCCAGAGAATAAAACTCATCGGGGACAATAGCAGTGGTCTGTATATGCTCGATAAGGAACTGGGAGCAAGAACCGTTTCCGTCCCTACCGATTTCTCCACCGGGGTTGAATCGGCGATGGGTGGAGAATAA
- a CDS encoding thioredoxin family protein, whose protein sequence is MKRLVLFFFIALITLIAISCSGLQRRKSGVFHSISSVEHFEFVIQTSGSRLLAFDLHTEWCIPSRILAPTVYEIAKENIEQVSFYKVNTDRFPQIASYFETPGTPLIVFVKNGRIVYGIMGVQSKEKYERIINMYSDTADTDFYTPHNRSSNEMKIDYTKPSSPPL, encoded by the coding sequence TTGAAACGACTTGTCCTTTTCTTTTTTATAGCCTTAATAACTCTCATAGCGATTAGCTGCTCAGGGCTTCAAAGAAGAAAAAGTGGGGTTTTCCATTCCATCTCCTCTGTTGAACACTTTGAATTTGTGATTCAGACTTCCGGTTCCAGACTCCTGGCATTTGACCTGCATACAGAATGGTGCATTCCTTCAAGAATCCTTGCACCCACAGTGTATGAAATAGCAAAGGAAAACATTGAGCAGGTTTCTTTTTACAAAGTTAATACCGATCGGTTTCCTCAGATCGCTTCCTATTTTGAAACTCCCGGCACTCCGCTTATTGTTTTTGTAAAGAATGGACGAATCGTGTACGGAATAATGGGCGTACAGAGTAAAGAGAAGTATGAACGTATAATAAACATGTATAGCGATACAGCTGATACTGATTTTTATACACCTCATAATCGTTCCTCAAATGAGATGAAAATCGATTATACCAAGCCCTCATCGCCGCCACTTTAG